The following proteins are co-located in the Chloroflexota bacterium genome:
- a CDS encoding GNAT family N-acetyltransferase — MAQNPKYCPQCGTRLVERLEGDRSRPMCPGCGFIYYLNPVVAAAALVEENGRVVLIRRGVAPRAGYWGLPAGYVEADETAEEAAIRETAEEAGIDIEIDQLLDVYSFGGDDYPRGVLIVYSAHLISGQLQAGDDASDAAFFSPDELPPDQKIAFWTHRNALKDWRRARAINYRPARPEEYAEAIALAQTHQRPTDALGSPESEKDTRLLLALDRGTIVGYAGLIMERATRARIDDVFVTPNYRRWGIGTQLVEECIALARRSDASSIVAEIEAGNPAVAFYLKAGFQVCGFATSPAATRNETSLLVACSI, encoded by the coding sequence ATGGCTCAAAATCCGAAATACTGTCCTCAGTGCGGCACGCGCCTGGTCGAGCGTTTGGAAGGCGACCGCTCCCGGCCAATGTGTCCAGGATGTGGTTTCATCTACTATCTCAATCCGGTGGTCGCGGCCGCAGCTCTGGTGGAAGAGAATGGCCGTGTAGTACTTATCCGCCGGGGAGTTGCCCCTCGAGCTGGTTATTGGGGGTTGCCGGCGGGTTATGTGGAGGCTGATGAGACAGCTGAAGAAGCCGCCATTCGTGAAACGGCCGAGGAAGCTGGTATCGACATCGAAATTGACCAGTTACTGGATGTCTACTCATTCGGAGGAGACGATTACCCCCGAGGCGTGCTGATTGTTTATAGTGCCCATCTAATCTCAGGACAGCTACAAGCTGGTGATGATGCAAGCGATGCTGCCTTCTTTAGCCCTGATGAATTGCCACCAGACCAGAAAATCGCCTTCTGGACCCACCGAAATGCCTTGAAGGATTGGCGACGAGCGCGAGCCATCAACTATCGTCCTGCACGCCCAGAGGAATATGCAGAAGCTATTGCCCTGGCCCAGACGCATCAGCGACCAACCGACGCGTTGGGTTCACCTGAGTCGGAGAAGGACACGCGCCTCCTTCTCGCTCTGGACCGAGGCACTATCGTAGGATACGCGGGCCTGATCATGGAGAGGGCAACCCGAGCCCGGATCGATGATGTTTTCGTAACACCGAACTACCGCCGTTGGGGGATTGGTACTCAGCTGGTTGAGGAATGCATCGCCCTTGCACGACGCTCCGACGCGTCCAGCATCGTCGCCGAAATCGAGGCCGGAAATCCCGCCGTGGCCTTCTACCTCAAGGCCGGATTCCAGGTTTGCGGGTTTGCAACTTCGCCAGCAGCTACCCGGAACGAAACATCGTTGCTTGTAGCATGTTCCATTTAA
- the dnaA gene encoding chromosomal replication initiator protein DnaA codes for MSSSNSDNYRNGPTVSPKKAWKVALGELQLQLTSDIFEMYLHPTRFMAYEDGTFLVAVPNGFVKDWLDLRLNQRVKRTLRHIVNREVEIKYTVQTQPVREVEDPAPTPLLDFISSEPQVSRNSKPVAGQPLVADYTFATFIAGSSNLMAHAASVAVAEKPGGRYNPLFIYSGVGLGKTHLMHAIAHRSRQVGLNPVYISSEVFTNELITAIRTNAQDQFRAKYRTSDVLLVDDVQFLAGKPSTQEEFFHTFNALHESGRQVVLACDRPPKAMSALENRLRSRFEWGLIADIQAPDLEMRLAILQAKSVFQGVDVPNSVLERIAQLVPTNIRELEGALTKTIAHASFGGEALTAGMVDEILEDMVPRTAEVEPEEVLVLAARHFGVPLDELTGALRKRHVVRARQVAMYLLREDLDLSFAAIGGMLGGRDHATAMHGVRKISKLLETDDVIQGQVDDLRSQMTVPVPVPIRRGRLPG; via the coding sequence ATGTCCTCCTCCAACTCAGATAATTACCGAAACGGTCCAACGGTCAGCCCGAAGAAAGCCTGGAAAGTTGCTTTAGGGGAGCTGCAGCTTCAGCTTACATCGGACATATTTGAGATGTACCTTCATCCGACGCGCTTCATGGCCTACGAGGATGGCACCTTTTTGGTTGCTGTTCCCAATGGTTTCGTGAAGGACTGGCTCGACCTGCGCCTAAATCAACGGGTGAAGCGGACCTTGCGTCACATCGTGAACCGCGAGGTGGAGATCAAGTACACGGTACAAACACAGCCCGTGCGCGAGGTAGAAGATCCCGCGCCAACTCCCCTCCTTGACTTTATCTCCTCTGAACCGCAGGTGTCTCGGAACTCAAAACCGGTAGCTGGACAACCACTTGTGGCGGACTATACATTCGCAACATTCATCGCGGGATCAAGCAATCTGATGGCGCATGCGGCCTCGGTTGCTGTTGCCGAAAAACCGGGCGGTCGCTACAATCCCCTCTTCATATACAGTGGGGTAGGTCTCGGTAAGACGCACTTGATGCATGCAATCGCGCATCGGAGTCGCCAGGTTGGTCTGAACCCGGTGTATATCTCGTCCGAAGTCTTCACTAACGAATTGATTACAGCCATTCGAACCAACGCCCAGGACCAGTTCCGGGCCAAATATCGCACCAGCGATGTCTTGCTGGTCGATGACGTCCAGTTTCTGGCTGGAAAGCCCAGCACGCAGGAGGAGTTCTTTCACACCTTCAATGCGTTGCATGAGAGCGGACGCCAGGTAGTACTGGCATGTGATCGTCCCCCAAAGGCGATGTCGGCACTGGAAAACAGGCTGCGTTCACGTTTCGAATGGGGTCTTATAGCGGATATCCAGGCACCTGATCTGGAGATGCGACTTGCCATATTGCAGGCAAAGTCGGTATTCCAGGGAGTGGATGTGCCCAATAGCGTGCTGGAACGGATCGCCCAACTGGTTCCCACCAATATTCGGGAGCTTGAAGGAGCGTTGACCAAGACGATCGCTCACGCCAGTTTTGGTGGTGAGGCTTTGACAGCAGGCATGGTGGACGAAATCCTCGAGGACATGGTCCCGCGCACAGCGGAAGTGGAACCTGAAGAAGTTTTAGTGCTTGCGGCCCGTCACTTCGGTGTGCCACTCGATGAGTTGACGGGTGCACTTCGCAAGCGCCATGTGGTTCGAGCGCGCCAGGTTGCCATGTATTTATTGCGGGAAGATCTGGACTTGTCCTTCGCGGCGATCGGGGGAATGCTTGGCGGACGGGACCACGCTACCGCTATGCATGGCGTTCGAAAAATCTCGAAGCTGCTTGAAACAGATGATGTGATTCAGGGCCAGGTGGACGATCTCAGGAGCCAAATGACCGTTCCAGTGCCGGTTCCCATACGTAGGGGGAGACTTCCAGGGTAG
- a CDS encoding RNB domain-containing ribonuclease, whose protein sequence is MPDAKLTQGSLVLYKSRQAIVRQLGDRLELDTVKGPVRRIRPKDVVLLHPGPVKDLGELQTTDAGELVTAWGLLAGETTDLAELTELAFGEYTPATAWATWTWVADGLYFRGTPDLITANTAEDIENEKSRRDAEAARTQAWADFLDRTRQGAYLPEDSVFLQDVRELALGQQDKSRVLNALGKAQTQENAHALLLELGDWDYSINPHPQRLDMALSEPKAPLAALPEEDRIDLTHLPAFAIDDEGTQDPDDALSLEGNRLWVHIADVAALITPDSPADLEARNRGANLYLPEGTVHMLPRAVTESLALGLEPVSPALSFGLDVDAHGQVTGCEVVPSWVRVQRLSYREAETRLNEQPFKQLLTLARTSEARRRANGAVVIDLPEVKIQVRDGIVSIEPLLPLWSRMLVTEAMIMAGEAAALFSLERDIALPYTIQDPPNDELPEDTTLSGMYAQRRTLKRSHQSTIPGLHAGLGLDAYSRATSPLRRYLDLVVHQQLRAYLHGTTLLDVQSVMERMGIAEAASGSTRQAERLSRRHWTLVYLLQNPNWQGDGILVKKERLRGSVLIPELGWETRLHLRQDLPLNSTLNLAVREANLPALDAYFRIAVPDPKRR, encoded by the coding sequence ATGCCAGACGCGAAGCTTACGCAAGGCAGCCTCGTTCTCTACAAATCCCGTCAGGCCATTGTTCGACAGCTGGGCGACCGCCTGGAACTCGATACAGTCAAAGGCCCGGTGCGGCGGATACGGCCGAAGGATGTGGTTCTTCTTCACCCGGGCCCTGTGAAGGACCTGGGGGAGCTACAGACCACGGATGCCGGTGAGCTAGTTACCGCCTGGGGACTATTGGCAGGGGAAACTACTGATTTGGCCGAGTTGACCGAGCTTGCCTTTGGAGAGTACACACCTGCAACGGCATGGGCGACGTGGACCTGGGTAGCTGATGGCCTGTACTTCCGGGGAACGCCTGACCTTATCACCGCTAACACCGCCGAGGATATTGAAAATGAAAAAAGCCGCAGGGATGCCGAGGCCGCCCGGACCCAAGCCTGGGCTGACTTCCTGGACCGAACCCGACAAGGAGCCTATCTGCCGGAAGATAGTGTGTTTCTGCAGGATGTACGGGAGTTAGCCCTGGGTCAACAAGACAAGAGTCGGGTGCTCAATGCCCTGGGCAAGGCACAGACCCAGGAAAACGCGCACGCTCTGCTTCTGGAACTGGGAGACTGGGATTATTCCATCAATCCCCATCCTCAACGCCTTGACATGGCACTATCCGAACCCAAAGCCCCTCTTGCGGCTTTGCCTGAAGAAGATCGTATCGACCTGACCCACCTCCCTGCCTTCGCAATCGACGATGAAGGTACTCAGGACCCGGACGATGCCCTCAGCCTGGAGGGAAACCGACTTTGGGTTCATATCGCTGATGTTGCGGCTCTGATTACTCCGGACAGTCCAGCCGATCTGGAAGCGAGAAACCGGGGAGCAAATCTCTATCTACCGGAGGGCACGGTGCACATGTTGCCGCGTGCGGTCACGGAAAGCCTGGCCCTGGGGCTGGAACCCGTCTCACCAGCCCTGTCTTTCGGTCTGGACGTTGATGCCCATGGCCAGGTCACAGGCTGCGAGGTCGTCCCCAGTTGGGTTCGTGTACAACGTCTCAGCTATCGGGAAGCAGAGACGCGTCTCAATGAACAGCCATTCAAACAGTTGTTGACGCTGGCAAGGACCTCCGAGGCTCGCCGTCGTGCCAACGGCGCCGTTGTCATCGATCTGCCCGAAGTGAAAATCCAGGTTCGAGATGGCATAGTCTCCATTGAACCATTGTTGCCATTGTGGAGCCGAATGCTGGTCACAGAGGCAATGATTATGGCAGGTGAAGCAGCTGCGCTCTTCTCGTTGGAGCGTGACATTGCACTTCCCTACACCATCCAAGATCCACCGAACGACGAGCTTCCCGAAGACACCACCCTCTCAGGCATGTATGCCCAACGGCGGACCCTTAAGCGTAGCCACCAGAGTACCATCCCCGGACTTCATGCTGGTCTCGGGCTCGATGCCTATAGCCGAGCCACCAGCCCACTTCGGCGCTACCTCGACCTGGTTGTACACCAGCAACTGCGGGCCTATCTTCACGGCACAACGTTGCTGGATGTGCAGTCAGTTATGGAACGGATGGGGATAGCCGAAGCCGCTTCCGGCAGCACCCGGCAGGCTGAGCGCCTGTCCCGCCGCCATTGGACCCTGGTCTATCTATTGCAAAATCCCAACTGGCAGGGTGACGGCATTCTGGTCAAAAAAGAGAGGTTGAGAGGCTCGGTATTGATTCCTGAGTTGGGCTGGGAAACGCGTCTCCATCTCCGCCAGGATTTACCCTTGAACAGCACACTAAACCTGGCTGTCAGGGAGGCAAACCTGCCTGCGCTTGACGCCTACTTTCGAATTGCCGTCCCCGATCCAAAACGGCGTTAA
- a CDS encoding amidohydrolase — protein MTRTTSPIMLEAQALESQLVNWRRDLHRHPELAFEEHRTAGVIARYLADLGLEVRTGVGRTGVVGLLAGESGGPCVMLRFDMDALPVEEATGLPFASTIPGRMHACGHDGHVAIGLGVATLLARLKNDFFGSVKLVFQPAEEIAGGARAMIADGALEEPVPDVTFALHLWSQSPSGMAMIKAGPLWASADRFDIDIVGRGSHGAMPHTGVDAVAVTAYAITQLQSIVSRDRDPLQPVVLTIGTVAGGAAFNVLAERVHLSGTLRSFESDVRSKVIERMYRVLAGVCEAHGAQYDLRFSDYTPPVINDPEATRYLRQAARAAIGDEAVIEAPMMMVAEDMAEFINRIPGSYFVIGAQKVGSASEPHHSSLFDIDEAALPVGVAIMVQATLDFLAHPFEEG, from the coding sequence ATGACAAGGACGACATCCCCGATCATGTTGGAGGCGCAAGCTCTCGAATCTCAGTTGGTCAACTGGCGGCGAGATCTGCATCGCCACCCCGAATTGGCTTTTGAAGAGCACCGTACGGCCGGTGTCATTGCGCGCTATCTTGCTGATCTGGGCCTGGAGGTACGAACGGGTGTTGGGCGGACCGGCGTTGTCGGATTATTGGCCGGGGAGTCCGGTGGGCCCTGTGTGATGCTAAGATTCGATATGGATGCGTTACCTGTTGAGGAAGCTACTGGCCTGCCTTTCGCCTCCACAATACCTGGCCGCATGCATGCCTGTGGACACGATGGGCATGTGGCCATTGGCCTGGGAGTGGCTACTCTGCTGGCACGTTTGAAGAACGATTTTTTCGGCAGCGTCAAATTGGTGTTTCAGCCAGCCGAGGAAATCGCTGGCGGTGCACGGGCAATGATCGCCGACGGGGCGCTGGAGGAGCCGGTGCCCGATGTGACCTTTGCCTTGCATCTTTGGAGCCAGAGCCCCTCCGGCATGGCCATGATCAAGGCGGGTCCCCTGTGGGCATCTGCTGATCGTTTCGACATCGATATAGTGGGGCGAGGATCTCACGGGGCGATGCCCCATACAGGTGTCGATGCTGTCGCTGTAACGGCTTACGCGATTACCCAACTGCAATCCATCGTTAGTCGTGACCGAGACCCCCTTCAGCCCGTTGTTCTCACCATTGGCACGGTGGCCGGTGGCGCCGCGTTCAACGTGTTGGCGGAACGAGTCCACCTTAGCGGCACGTTGAGATCGTTTGAGTCCGACGTGCGAAGCAAGGTCATTGAGCGCATGTATCGTGTCCTGGCAGGTGTCTGCGAGGCACACGGCGCCCAGTACGATCTTCGGTTCAGTGACTACACCCCTCCCGTGATCAACGATCCTGAAGCTACCCGTTATCTTCGGCAAGCGGCAAGAGCTGCAATTGGCGATGAAGCCGTAATCGAGGCCCCAATGATGATGGTCGCCGAGGACATGGCAGAGTTCATCAACCGGATACCGGGAAGCTATTTTGTAATAGGCGCACAGAAAGTGGGCTCTGCGTCTGAGCCTCATCACAGTTCCCTCTTTGATATCGATGAGGCGGCATTGCCCGTAGGAGTGGCGATCATGGTTCAAGCCACCCTGGATTTCCTGGCGCACCCTTTCGAAGAAGGATGA
- the cofD gene encoding 2-phospho-L-lactate transferase, protein MIDAAGRDYKGELQWPVDPNQNAGPVVALAGGVGGAKLAYGLYHLLGEALSMVVNTGDDFEHWGLSISPDLDTVMYNLAGINQPQRGWGLADETFHALEMVSRYGEAHWFRLGDGDLATHILRSHRLNKGEKLTEVMFKLKTGLGIGAGLLPMSDDRVRTMVHTDQGVLGFQEYFVHQRCEPRLYSLQFDGIDKARPSPQVLAALDAARVVILCPSNPYLSLDPILLLPGLSDWLCSLPVPVIAVSPIIGGKALKGPAAKIMAELGVESSAVAVAKHLAGRIRLDGFVLDSLDEALADRVADAGITPLVTDTIMRDDSSKIKLASEVLGFAAQLDKRARRVPR, encoded by the coding sequence ATGATCGACGCGGCTGGAAGGGATTACAAGGGGGAGCTGCAATGGCCTGTCGACCCCAACCAAAACGCCGGCCCGGTTGTTGCACTGGCTGGTGGCGTAGGAGGAGCCAAGCTGGCTTACGGGCTCTATCATCTGCTGGGTGAGGCGCTTTCAATGGTGGTCAATACGGGGGATGACTTCGAGCACTGGGGGCTGTCGATCTCTCCCGACCTTGATACGGTCATGTACAATCTTGCCGGCATCAACCAGCCTCAACGGGGGTGGGGTCTCGCCGATGAGACGTTCCATGCGCTTGAAATGGTGTCTCGCTACGGCGAGGCGCACTGGTTCCGTCTGGGTGATGGGGATCTGGCTACCCACATTCTTCGTTCTCACAGGCTAAATAAAGGCGAAAAACTGACCGAGGTCATGTTTAAGCTGAAAACAGGCCTTGGAATCGGTGCGGGGTTGTTACCTATGAGCGATGATCGGGTGCGCACAATGGTTCATACCGATCAGGGTGTGTTGGGTTTTCAGGAATATTTCGTCCACCAGCGCTGCGAACCAAGGCTGTACTCGCTTCAATTCGATGGCATAGACAAGGCTCGACCTTCCCCCCAGGTACTCGCTGCTCTCGATGCGGCTCGAGTTGTGATCCTCTGTCCCAGCAACCCCTACCTCAGCCTTGACCCCATTCTGCTCCTGCCCGGGTTGAGTGATTGGCTGTGTTCTTTGCCGGTACCGGTAATTGCAGTTTCGCCGATCATCGGAGGCAAGGCGTTGAAAGGTCCTGCGGCGAAGATCATGGCGGAGTTGGGCGTGGAGTCGTCCGCTGTGGCCGTGGCGAAGCACCTGGCGGGGCGCATCCGCCTGGATGGCTTCGTTCTGGACTCGCTGGATGAAGCGCTGGCTGATCGGGTGGCAGACGCTGGTATTACACCCCTGGTGACTGATACGATCATGCGGGATGACTCCTCGAAGATCAAGCTGGCGTCGGAAGTTCTTGGCTTTGCTGCACAACTGGATAAACGAGCCAGACGGGTCCCGCGCTGA
- a CDS encoding dipeptide epimerase — MQITNVEVVPIELNLTVPYRVAYGDQVDHAAMVFVRLDISDGRSAWGCAAFDTALTGETLQSVVAACQRCADLALDLNPLNIEYALAQFETLTGDTPSAQCAFDIAFHDLLGLETGLPLYRLFGGFRHRIQTSVTVGIAPVAETVELAHERANQGFRILKIKGGLDPEVDVRRVHAVADALPELALRLDADQGYSVRQALDVARAVAGKVEMLEQPTHAGSLEALCQVAEHSPVPILASQSVSDPAAALEIANRRCVSGISIKLVTCGGMTRARQLDAIARAGRMSTMVGCLNEPALLIAAGLAFALSSPNVQYGDLDGHFDLVDDPTVPGFCFEDGWLVATDVPGLGCTVEL; from the coding sequence ATGCAGATTACCAATGTTGAAGTGGTACCCATCGAGCTTAACCTGACAGTACCCTATCGAGTTGCCTATGGCGATCAGGTCGACCACGCTGCCATGGTGTTTGTGCGTTTGGATATCAGCGATGGTAGAAGTGCCTGGGGATGTGCTGCTTTCGATACCGCCTTGACGGGTGAGACACTGCAGAGTGTCGTAGCCGCCTGCCAGCGTTGTGCGGACCTTGCCCTTGACTTGAATCCACTGAATATTGAGTATGCCCTCGCCCAGTTTGAGACGCTGACTGGCGATACGCCATCAGCCCAATGTGCCTTTGATATCGCATTTCATGATCTATTGGGCCTGGAAACGGGCTTGCCCCTCTATCGCCTGTTTGGCGGTTTTCGTCACCGCATCCAGACCTCGGTAACCGTTGGGATCGCTCCCGTTGCCGAAACGGTGGAGTTAGCCCACGAGCGAGCCAACCAGGGATTCCGCATTCTCAAGATCAAGGGTGGTCTCGACCCTGAGGTGGATGTGCGCAGGGTGCATGCAGTGGCCGATGCTCTACCCGAGCTGGCATTGCGACTTGACGCGGATCAGGGATACAGCGTCCGTCAGGCTCTGGATGTTGCGCGGGCGGTGGCGGGAAAGGTAGAAATGCTGGAGCAACCAACACATGCAGGCTCCCTGGAAGCTCTTTGTCAGGTGGCAGAACACAGCCCTGTACCGATTCTTGCCAGCCAGAGTGTGTCGGACCCCGCGGCAGCGCTGGAGATCGCCAACCGGCGCTGTGTCAGCGGCATCAGCATCAAGTTGGTCACCTGCGGTGGCATGACACGAGCTCGTCAGTTGGATGCCATCGCCCGGGCGGGTCGAATGTCAACCATGGTTGGCTGTCTCAATGAGCCTGCGCTCCTGATAGCGGCAGGATTGGCCTTCGCTTTGAGCAGTCCCAATGTGCAATATGGCGATCTGGACGGACATTTCGATCTGGTTGACGACCCCACTGTCCCTGGTTTTTGCTTCGAAGATGGCTGGCTTGTCGCCACCGATGTGCCCGGTCTGGGTTGTACTGTGGAACTATGA
- a CDS encoding sugar transferase: protein MRKLDTNTILFLIVSDLLITMLALFTAEQGRYWLPFGVKLTWEEVVQPWPIYLLVVLIWGTTFIVAQVYDARRTATAADEAQTITWAVAVACLVFAGVLYLTFREVPRRLFLYFIIGDLILLIGFRLGLRGALRFSGRRDVIPRRVLVVGAGRLGQRVGRGVMAQAVAGLTMVGYVDDDPTKQTLWIQGAPVLGTVRDTPGIVDGQKVDEIIFALPLRAHGAIERLVMALQEYPVRVRVVPDFFDLAMSQATVEDFNGLPLVGLRDPAIDGFDRVVKRAFDLAVGSLTLLVFWPLMLVVAAAIRLDSRGPALFVQERVGENGRRFQMYKFRSMVANAEHLTDETTKTNGNGDMIHKSPDDPRVTQVGHFIRRTSLDELPQLFNVLRGEMSLVGPRPELPLLVQHYESWQRRRFSVPPGITGWWQINGRSERMMHLHTEDDLYYIQNYSPLLDIQILWRTIGVVVRGRGAY, encoded by the coding sequence ATGCGAAAGCTTGACACAAATACCATTCTTTTTTTAATCGTATCTGACCTCCTGATTACGATGTTAGCCCTGTTCACAGCCGAACAGGGCCGATACTGGCTGCCTTTTGGCGTCAAGCTAACCTGGGAGGAAGTGGTTCAGCCATGGCCCATTTACCTTCTGGTGGTACTTATCTGGGGTACCACTTTTATCGTCGCGCAGGTTTATGATGCCCGGCGAACCGCAACCGCCGCGGACGAAGCGCAGACGATCACTTGGGCCGTCGCCGTGGCTTGCCTCGTCTTCGCTGGCGTATTATATCTCACCTTCCGCGAGGTACCGCGCCGACTATTCCTTTACTTCATAATCGGGGACCTGATCCTGCTCATTGGCTTCAGGTTGGGGCTGCGCGGCGCTTTGCGCTTTTCCGGCCGCCGGGATGTGATACCGCGCCGCGTTCTGGTAGTGGGTGCGGGTCGACTGGGCCAACGGGTGGGTCGCGGGGTGATGGCGCAAGCGGTTGCTGGATTAACCATGGTTGGTTATGTCGATGATGATCCGACCAAGCAAACTCTTTGGATACAGGGTGCACCCGTGCTTGGCACCGTTAGGGACACGCCAGGAATCGTCGATGGACAGAAGGTGGACGAGATCATCTTCGCGTTGCCACTGCGGGCTCACGGTGCAATTGAGCGTCTGGTTATGGCCCTGCAAGAGTATCCTGTTCGAGTCCGGGTCGTACCCGATTTCTTCGACCTGGCCATGAGCCAGGCAACTGTCGAGGATTTCAACGGTTTGCCCCTGGTTGGCCTGCGCGACCCAGCCATTGACGGCTTTGATCGAGTGGTCAAGCGAGCCTTCGATCTGGCAGTCGGCTCGTTAACCCTGCTGGTTTTCTGGCCGCTCATGCTCGTGGTCGCCGCGGCCATCAGACTGGACAGCCGCGGCCCCGCCCTCTTCGTTCAGGAACGCGTTGGCGAGAATGGACGCAGGTTCCAGATGTACAAATTCCGCTCCATGGTCGCCAATGCGGAACATCTGACAGACGAGACCACAAAAACCAACGGCAACGGGGACATGATCCACAAATCCCCGGATGATCCGCGTGTCACCCAGGTGGGCCACTTCATTCGTCGTACCAGCCTCGACGAGTTACCCCAGCTCTTCAACGTCCTGAGAGGGGAAATGAGTCTGGTCGGGCCCCGACCTGAACTGCCATTGCTGGTTCAACATTACGAATCCTGGCAACGCCGTCGGTTTTCAGTACCCCCAGGCATTACTGGTTGGTGGCAAATCAACGGGCGCAGCGAGCGCATGATGCACCTGCACACCGAAGATGACCTCTACTATATTCAAAACTATTCCCCTTTGCTCGATATTCAGATTCTTTGGCGAACCATTGGCGTGGTGGTACGCGGTCGCGGGGCGTATTAA
- a CDS encoding DUF1786 family protein — translation MQILAVDIGTGTQDILLFDSSRAPENCLKLVMPSPTMLVASRIRQATANRKAVLLTGVIMGGGPSSWATEDHHRAALPIFATPHAAQSFNDDLEAVCRDLGIEILTDGQVSDLIDRPDVAHVEMRDFSYSAIRAAFSAFGFDLRPDAVMVAVFDHGNAPLDVSDRQFRLDYLADRLHSDGRLSTFAFAASEVPAIMTRLRAVVDSAQDVDAPLFLMDTAPAAVLGALCDPEVAAYPDALVANVGNFHCLAFQFQSGQTVRLFEHHTGLLSQQQLIDWLNRLADGSITHKEVFAEHGHGALVLNRDPVPMARLAVTGPRRAMLTKTDLPVYFAVPFGDQMLTGCWGMIRALADLVPEWADEIQPALAGDPSRSLW, via the coding sequence ATGCAAATTCTCGCCGTCGATATTGGTACCGGAACGCAGGACATTCTTCTTTTCGATAGTAGCCGGGCGCCCGAAAACTGTCTCAAGCTCGTCATGCCTTCGCCGACCATGCTGGTGGCAAGCCGGATCCGCCAGGCGACGGCCAATCGAAAGGCGGTGCTGTTGACCGGTGTGATTATGGGAGGCGGGCCCAGCAGTTGGGCTACCGAGGATCATCACCGGGCAGCTTTACCCATTTTCGCTACACCTCATGCTGCGCAGAGTTTCAACGACGATCTGGAAGCGGTTTGCAGGGATCTGGGCATCGAAATACTAACCGACGGGCAGGTTTCAGATCTCATCGACCGGCCCGATGTTGCCCATGTAGAGATGCGAGACTTTTCCTACAGTGCCATCCGAGCTGCGTTTTCCGCCTTTGGTTTCGACCTTCGGCCGGACGCCGTGATGGTGGCGGTGTTTGATCATGGCAATGCACCGCTTGATGTCAGCGACCGGCAGTTTCGTCTTGATTATCTGGCTGATCGGCTGCACTCAGATGGCCGGTTGAGTACTTTCGCCTTCGCTGCCAGTGAAGTGCCTGCGATTATGACCCGGCTGCGCGCTGTTGTCGACTCAGCGCAAGATGTCGATGCACCGCTTTTTCTAATGGATACGGCGCCCGCCGCTGTCTTGGGAGCCCTATGCGATCCAGAAGTTGCCGCTTATCCGGATGCCCTGGTTGCCAATGTGGGAAACTTTCACTGTCTGGCGTTTCAGTTTCAGTCAGGGCAGACAGTGCGGCTATTTGAACACCATACTGGTTTGTTGAGTCAACAACAGTTGATCGATTGGCTCAACCGGCTGGCCGATGGATCGATCACTCACAAAGAGGTCTTTGCCGAGCATGGTCATGGTGCGCTGGTGCTGAATCGGGACCCCGTGCCAATGGCTCGGCTGGCAGTGACCGGGCCCCGGCGTGCAATGCTAACGAAAACCGATCTGCCTGTCTATTTTGCGGTGCCCTTTGGAGACCAGATGCTGACCGGGTGCTGGGGGATGATCCGGGCGCTCGCCGATCTGGTTCCGGAATGGGCAGATGAAATTCAGCCAGCATTGGCTGGTGATCCATCCCGCAGTCTTTGGTAA
- a CDS encoding HEAT repeat domain-containing protein, with product MTKRELDAQLARITDPDPLMRLDAARRLGQLDAPGPDGTAALITALNDREWSVRAAAAEGLGRLESDSALFSLCEQLEHPRTEVRRAAVNALDAIGDRQATAPLILRLERERHNETRRLIVRALGRLGDDRALGPLQRLRGDKHWAVRSEAVAASERIMTRQE from the coding sequence ATGACGAAACGTGAGCTGGATGCCCAATTGGCGCGAATCACAGACCCCGATCCCCTGATGCGGCTCGATGCTGCGCGCCGCTTGGGGCAGTTGGACGCACCTGGGCCTGATGGCACCGCCGCTCTTATCACGGCGCTGAACGATCGAGAGTGGAGCGTTCGCGCTGCTGCTGCGGAAGGCCTTGGGCGTTTGGAGAGCGATTCTGCCCTGTTCTCACTATGCGAGCAGCTGGAACATCCCCGGACAGAAGTTCGGCGTGCTGCGGTCAATGCTCTCGATGCTATCGGGGATAGACAGGCAACGGCGCCATTGATACTGAGGTTGGAAAGGGAACGGCACAATGAGACACGACGTCTCATTGTGCGCGCCCTTGGAAGACTAGGCGATGATCGGGCACTGGGGCCTCTGCAGCGGTTGCGCGGGGATAAACATTGGGCTGTACGGAGCGAAGCAGTGGCCGCTTCGGAACGGATAATGACTCGCCAGGAATAG